In one Corallococcus sp. EGB genomic region, the following are encoded:
- a CDS encoding diguanylate cyclase has protein sequence MERHGRSSERALLLIIEDDIGVREGLMDLLAPRFDVLAASDADAGVELAREHRPDLVLLDRFLPSGDGLAVLETLQGDVRTETVPVIFLTGDADEATLERCLEMGAVDFIHKPASSRELLARIDRAVRQSEQQRKLQVLAQTDALTGLANFRALSVRLEDEFKRAQRYGYALSVVVIDLDHLKAINDGMGHDVGNRAILALATLMQGNLRESDFAARFGGDEFVVLLPHQTSMEAAVFAERLRSELRGVNVQRDDGRPAPFGLSISVGVADHTADAPRESTEALLKAADAALYEAKREGRDRVVVYGRSLHAPAAQRH, from the coding sequence ATGGAACGGCACGGCCGCAGCAGTGAGCGCGCGCTCCTGCTCATCATCGAGGACGACATCGGCGTGCGCGAAGGCCTGATGGACCTGCTCGCTCCGCGCTTCGACGTGCTCGCCGCTTCGGACGCGGACGCCGGCGTGGAGCTGGCGCGCGAGCACCGCCCGGACCTGGTGCTGCTGGATCGCTTCCTGCCCTCGGGGGATGGGCTGGCGGTCCTGGAGACGCTCCAGGGTGACGTGCGCACGGAGACGGTGCCGGTCATCTTCCTCACGGGGGACGCGGACGAGGCGACCCTGGAGCGATGCCTGGAGATGGGCGCCGTGGACTTCATCCACAAGCCGGCGAGCTCGCGCGAGCTGCTCGCCCGCATCGACCGCGCGGTGCGCCAGAGCGAGCAGCAGCGCAAGCTCCAGGTGCTGGCGCAGACGGACGCGCTCACGGGGCTGGCGAACTTCCGGGCGCTGTCGGTGCGGCTGGAGGACGAGTTCAAGCGCGCCCAGCGCTACGGCTACGCGCTGAGCGTGGTGGTCATCGACCTGGACCACCTGAAGGCCATCAACGACGGCATGGGCCACGACGTGGGCAACCGCGCCATCCTGGCCCTCGCCACGCTGATGCAGGGCAACCTGCGCGAGTCCGACTTCGCGGCGCGCTTCGGCGGCGACGAGTTCGTCGTGCTCCTGCCGCACCAGACGTCGATGGAGGCCGCGGTGTTCGCGGAGCGCCTGCGCTCGGAGCTGCGCGGCGTGAACGTGCAGCGCGATGACGGGCGCCCGGCGCCCTTCGGGTTGAGCATCAGCGTGGGCGTCGCGGACCACACGGCCGACGCCCCGCGCGAGAGCACGGAGGCCTTGCTGAAGGCGGCTGACGCCGCGCTCTACGAGGCCAAGCGGGAGGGGCGCGACCGGGTGGTGGTGTACGGCCGGTCGCTCCACGCCCCCGCGGCACAGCGGCACTGA
- a CDS encoding two-component system response regulator gives MSGISKLTSGSRVAIVGGGIAGAGLAASLLFNGRARGVALDVRVYAGGTEERIVPPALLTPECRSRLAALGCRIPPEWRAHELRGVEIISQGERELLPCAAGGLWVVDGWPKGEGGLDLVRHVLSTAASAQGARFVNRHVERVERQAPAPDAPAAVRNQGPLVVRAQGSGERFHAVALASGAGPLLGDAFFKGCKPAPSMPAVQARLRGVMPGRDLAPVARLWVAPLPSVDALFLIPGASSVYALAFGAAVTPADLCQVLMMAARDGMLEEGFEVTALETTRLPFGPGRTLVAPGQLVVGPAAFGHPLQVGLSETLASCSRAAVALLDGGLDAASLERRYVRDGLGELMEDAAAGARSIAWLRRAGKRAPAAFVAARAKHSVGGVYGGGVLGLSGPTPLGLLSAARWSGVREVVGSWLRTPIEPVPTLVPEVEPDLYYVVDDDADTREALTLLLESTGARVVSFADELALFCAVARRPPTAILLDVVLHWVDGLRLCEGLKQHPLTRDTRVLVMSGLNRPHVRQRALDAGAEAFLPKPVNPDRLLCQLTGRVPDPLAVIRPAVVETFGEDRFAS, from the coding sequence ATGAGCGGGATCAGCAAGCTGACGAGTGGTTCGAGGGTGGCGATCGTCGGCGGGGGCATCGCCGGGGCGGGGCTCGCGGCCTCCCTTCTCTTCAACGGCCGCGCGCGGGGCGTGGCCCTGGACGTGCGCGTCTACGCGGGCGGCACCGAGGAGCGCATCGTGCCCCCTGCCCTGCTCACCCCGGAGTGCCGTTCACGTCTGGCGGCGCTGGGCTGCCGCATTCCTCCGGAGTGGCGCGCGCATGAGCTGCGCGGCGTGGAGATCATCTCCCAGGGCGAGCGGGAGCTGCTGCCCTGCGCGGCGGGCGGCCTCTGGGTGGTGGACGGCTGGCCCAAGGGCGAAGGGGGCCTGGACCTGGTGCGCCACGTGCTGTCCACGGCGGCCAGCGCGCAGGGCGCCCGGTTCGTGAACCGCCACGTGGAGCGCGTGGAGCGGCAGGCGCCGGCTCCGGACGCCCCCGCGGCGGTGCGCAACCAGGGCCCCCTGGTCGTCCGCGCGCAGGGCAGCGGCGAGCGCTTCCACGCGGTGGCGCTGGCGTCCGGCGCGGGGCCGCTCCTGGGGGACGCGTTCTTCAAGGGCTGCAAGCCGGCGCCGTCCATGCCGGCGGTGCAGGCGCGGCTGCGGGGCGTGATGCCCGGCCGGGACCTGGCGCCGGTGGCGCGGCTGTGGGTGGCGCCGTTGCCTTCGGTGGATGCGCTGTTCCTGATTCCGGGCGCGTCGTCCGTGTACGCGCTGGCTTTCGGCGCGGCGGTGACGCCCGCGGACCTGTGCCAGGTGCTGATGATGGCCGCGCGCGACGGCATGCTCGAGGAGGGCTTCGAGGTGACGGCGCTGGAGACGACGCGCCTGCCCTTCGGCCCCGGCCGCACGCTGGTGGCGCCCGGGCAGTTGGTGGTGGGGCCCGCGGCCTTCGGCCACCCGCTGCAGGTGGGCCTGTCGGAGACGCTGGCGTCGTGCAGCCGCGCCGCGGTCGCGCTGCTGGATGGCGGGCTGGACGCGGCCTCGCTGGAGCGGCGCTACGTGCGCGACGGGCTGGGCGAGCTGATGGAGGACGCGGCGGCGGGAGCGCGCTCCATCGCCTGGCTGCGCCGCGCGGGCAAGCGGGCCCCGGCGGCGTTCGTCGCGGCGCGGGCGAAGCACTCAGTGGGGGGGGTGTACGGCGGCGGCGTGCTGGGCCTGAGCGGTCCCACTCCGCTCGGCCTGCTGTCCGCGGCGCGCTGGTCCGGCGTGCGCGAGGTCGTGGGTTCATGGCTGCGCACGCCCATCGAGCCCGTGCCCACGCTGGTGCCGGAGGTGGAGCCGGATCTGTACTACGTGGTGGACGACGACGCGGACACGCGCGAGGCGCTCACGCTGCTCCTGGAGAGCACCGGCGCGCGCGTGGTGTCCTTCGCGGACGAGCTGGCGCTGTTCTGCGCGGTGGCGCGCCGTCCGCCCACCGCCATCCTCCTGGACGTCGTGCTGCACTGGGTGGACGGCCTGCGGCTGTGTGAAGGCCTCAAGCAGCACCCGCTCACCCGCGACACGCGCGTGCTGGTGATGAGCGGCCTCAACCGTCCACACGTGCGTCAGCGCGCGCTCGACGCGGGCGCGGAGGCCTTCCTGCCCAAGCCGGTGAACCCGGACCGCCTCCTCTGCCAGCTCACCGGCCGCGTGCCGGACCCGCTCGCCGTCATCCGGCCCGCGGTCGTCGAGACCTTTGGCGAAGACCGCTTTGCGTCCTGA
- the miaA gene encoding tRNA (adenosine(37)-N6)-dimethylallyltransferase MiaA, protein MPLTVIAGPTASGKTALAIGWARAAGGEIVSADSQQVYRGFDIGTAKPSAEELAAVPHHLVSCVDPLEPFSAAEYQRRADAAIADIASRGRPVFVVGGTGLYLRVLLHGVVDAPGALPSLRAALEALAAEQGREAVHRRLSEVDPETAAKLPAQDLVRVVRALEIHAQTGVTASEFRRAHAFTPDRYPFQLYVLDPPREALYAAINARTETLFSRGIVEETRALLEQGYADAAPMRSVGYVQARAVVEGRMTRDEAIADTAQETRRYAKRQLTWFRKEPGAVFLAPPYNRPAPLAP, encoded by the coding sequence GTGCCGTTGACGGTGATCGCTGGACCCACGGCGTCCGGGAAGACGGCGCTGGCCATTGGGTGGGCTCGCGCCGCGGGCGGCGAGATCGTCAGCGCGGACTCGCAGCAGGTGTACCGCGGCTTCGACATCGGCACCGCGAAGCCCTCCGCCGAGGAGCTGGCGGCCGTGCCGCACCACCTGGTCTCCTGCGTGGATCCGCTCGAGCCCTTCTCCGCCGCCGAGTACCAACGCCGCGCGGACGCCGCCATCGCGGACATCGCGTCCCGGGGCCGGCCGGTGTTCGTCGTCGGTGGCACCGGCCTGTACCTGCGCGTCCTGCTGCACGGCGTGGTGGACGCACCCGGCGCCCTCCCTTCGCTGCGTGCGGCGCTGGAAGCGCTCGCGGCGGAGCAGGGGAGGGAGGCCGTGCACCGCCGTCTGTCCGAGGTGGATCCGGAGACCGCGGCGAAGCTGCCCGCCCAGGACCTGGTGCGCGTCGTCCGCGCCCTGGAGATCCACGCGCAGACAGGCGTGACCGCGTCCGAGTTCCGCCGCGCCCATGCCTTCACGCCGGACCGCTATCCCTTCCAGCTCTACGTGCTCGACCCGCCGCGCGAGGCTCTCTACGCCGCCATCAACGCGCGCACGGAGACGCTCTTCTCACGGGGCATCGTGGAAGAGACGCGGGCCCTGCTGGAACAGGGCTACGCGGACGCGGCCCCCATGCGCAGCGTCGGGTACGTGCAGGCTCGCGCGGTGGTGGAGGGGCGGATGACTCGCGACGAAGCCATCGCCGACACCGCGCAGGAGACCCGGCGGTACGCCAAGCGGCAGCTCACGTGGTTCCGCAAGGAGCCCGGCGCGGTGTTCCTGGCACCGCCCTACAACCGCCCCGCCCCATTGGCGCCGTAG
- a CDS encoding HdeD family acid-resistance protein, which yields MDTNVERVPETRPDRPPRQASAMWGAPFILGLLTAIAGIVLLGGTFFTGMVTIFFVGIMLLIGGVLELVAAVRSRGERGVFWSLMLGGVLTSVVGLLAIIFPAAGLASITLLIAGYLFASGLFHAITSVMDRYFQWGWDLAYGIISIVLGLGVMSRWPGSSMWLVGTLVGLAVFFRGISMMSGSLSLRRGLRHVRA from the coding sequence ATGGATACGAACGTTGAGCGCGTGCCGGAGACCCGTCCGGACCGTCCCCCCCGACAGGCCTCCGCCATGTGGGGGGCCCCCTTCATCCTGGGCCTGCTGACGGCGATCGCCGGCATCGTGCTGCTGGGCGGCACGTTCTTCACCGGCATGGTCACCATCTTCTTCGTGGGCATCATGCTGTTGATTGGCGGTGTCCTGGAGCTCGTCGCGGCCGTCCGCTCGCGCGGCGAACGCGGTGTCTTCTGGTCCCTCATGCTCGGCGGCGTCCTCACCTCCGTGGTCGGCCTCCTCGCCATCATCTTCCCTGCCGCGGGGCTCGCCTCCATCACGCTGCTCATCGCTGGCTACCTCTTCGCCAGCGGCCTGTTCCACGCCATCACCTCCGTCATGGACCGCTACTTCCAGTGGGGATGGGACCTGGCCTATGGCATCATCTCCATCGTCCTGGGGCTCGGTGTGATGTCCCGGTGGCCCGGGTCCTCCATGTGGCTCGTAGGCACGCTGGTGGGGCTCGCCGTCTTCTTCCGAGGCATCTCGATGATGTCGGGCTCGCTCTCCCTGCGGCGGGGCCTGCGGCACGTGCGGGCTTGA